A stretch of DNA from Channa argus isolate prfri chromosome 7, Channa argus male v1.0, whole genome shotgun sequence:
TGGCAGTCCAGCTAAAGCAGCTGCTTCATTTGCAGCTATGGTAGCCTGTTAGCTAACAGCTAGCTCCATTGCAAAATCAGCACCTAATGTATGCGGAATGCGCAACCATTGCGGATGTAGTGCAGAAGAAAATGCGCATCGATGCGACAGAGTACGGAAGCCAACATCACTAAGACAAACCAACACCGCTACTTTGAAATGCTACGTCGCTGtaagcagtgttttgttttgttgtgtttcagctCTGGGAGCGATTGTGTGTCTGGATGAAACATCTCACTGGAAAACAGCTGGAGGATTAGATGTAGCTTTAGGCCTGTTCCAGGTGTTTTTACTCatgaaaattacagaaaatgatTCGAGGGGTACAGCAAGTAATAACAATCACGCTTTGCTCTAATCAGACAGCATGATTGTTTCCCTCACTAAGCTGCTGCAATGACTTAAAGAATTCAATTAATCGTGTAAAGACAGTTTAATACTTTATAAGAAATTACCtcatagtttgtgtgtgtgtgtggtgggggggcaGCTGTACCCTAAGCAGTTTAACACATTATCCGATGTATTATACTGAAGAACTGTAATGCCTTTAGCAGTAGGCTCAGTTATACCTTGAACTTGCATTAATGGGGCAGCAGCTGTCAAAATCAGAATTGGCCGGCCAGTCAGTCCTGCTGTAAATCAGGTCTGACCCATGACTGAGTACTACGAGGAGGGGGGACTGCTTTACGAGCAGTCACCTCCCATGCACATTAAAGTGGAGTCTCCGGAGGGACCCTTTGGAGGGGGAGCCTCAGAAAACGGCTTCCCCAGAGAGGATGAGGACTCAGAGGGCAGCTGTGACCAGAACAGTGGTTTACCTGGAGGACTCCCTTTTAACGTGGTAGTTGTGCATCCAAACATCATGGCACCTGGCATGTCCTCAGATGACCTCCTGTCCATTGAACAAAGTAAGGCTGAATGAGTTTAAGACTATCTGaggaaacagttttttcttGCTTATTAGTAAACATCTGCAAAACATGTTACTCCTAATGGTAACACTATATAAATATCAATGCTTGCTGAATTATTTCATAATCTGGCAGTACACAATCTGgcagtatacagtacaaaaacagtacattttatCTATGGAAACACTGTCAACATTTCATACTAAGGGAACATTTAACTTAAATATATTAGGagaatatacttttttttttataattttagaaaacaaaagttaatttAAGATAAATATTGCTCTTAATGGTGCATGATTTGCCACTATTACTTGAATATGTCTTAACTTAGTGAAAATAAGAATTACACTGTTAAAGCACATTTCTCTTCCTgatattctttttcttttcttcctggaCTGTGCACTTTTCTTTCTATAGACAGAGCTATGTCGGCTGCACTGGCTGCTGGTGGtgcaggaaaaagaaagagcCGTTTCAGTGGAGCAGAGCTAGAGGTGCTGGTGTCAGAAGTCACTCGGTGTGAAGGTGAGCTCTTTGGTCCAGCGGGGAGGCTCCGGCGACGGGAAAGAGAGCGCATCTGGGCTGGAATCTTAGAGAGAGTTAATGCTGTGTCCAGAGTCCCACGTACCCTTCGAGAGGTGAAGAAGCGCTGGGATGACTTAAAGAGGCGCAACGGGGGCAGATTGGCAGATGCTCGCCATCGCAGCTGTTACCTACCATCTGGAAGAGGGGCCTCAATGCTAGGACATCCTTCTCAGCAAAGCCCTAGGCTTCAACAAGCCAGGCAAAAGCAAAGCACAAGACCAAAGCCTAGTTTTCCGTGTTTCCCTGACTCTGACACAGGTATGAAAAGGTTGCTGGATTACTCAGCTGCTTTTTTTCATAGAATGAATAGACTAACTAATATCTACTGTGGTAATGTCCACTTTTGTAGGTGTTGGAGTGGAAGGAACAGAGAGAGATGGTTTGGAGAAAGATGAGGACAATACTGAGCGTGAGAGAGATATGGGAGAACCTGAGTGTGAAGCAGTGGAAAACAGCATGGAGGATAAATTGGGATTAGGACTGGGTCTGGGCATAGGCCCACCCCCTCCATCAGAACGATGGCTGCCTCCTTCCCCCCTTTACAGTGCTCCTTTCCTCAATGGTAGCCCTCAGCCCAACAGTCCTCAGCCGTCGCTTGGGGGACAGCAGGGTCCTCTTGAAGCACCTCCACGCAACTCCTGGCTTGAAGATGAGCTTCGCGGGTTAGGAGAAGCAGCAATTCAACTTGGAAATCGGGTTGAAAAAAGTCTGCGGGAGTTTGGGGAAGGTTTCAGACAGGACATGAGAACACTTGTTGCTTCACAAGAGGCATTAGTAATCAGTCTGCAACAAAACAATGTCCTCTTGCAAAGGTTGTTAGGAGTCCTGGAGGCTcagcaacaaccacaacaacatcGTGTACAACAAGCACACCAATCACAAAcatctcagcagcagctgcaaaaTTTAGAACCACAACAACAGCGAATCGAAAAACCACAGCAATCACAAATACAGCATCAGCAACAATCTCAACAGCACcaaacagaaatacagcagCAGCCACAGGTCACACAGCATTCAAATGATGAGTCAGCAGTAACAGGAGTACCTGCACCATCATCCCCCAACGTACATGGCACTTTTCCCTCTAATccacccacagacacaaatgGAAGTATGCAGAGGCCACGGCGAGGTAGAGCGGTTGACCACAGACGCAGAAGACGGCGCTGAAGTTCAAAGTGTACACAATgaatatttcaaatttttaaaatgtgccaaGAAATCATGCTTTTTATCCTTGAAAGTATttctgtaaaattaaattaaaagctaTTTGGAGTTTTACTCACTCCCAATTAGTAATCAATCTTgcgctttttcttttttgagagGACTGAAGTGGATAAAACATTAGACACTTGAGTTAACAGGGTGGCCTTAACATGTTCAGTTCCTCAGACATGTTCTTGTGCTAAAGGACGTCCTGAGAAACAGTTGCTCTATGGGCTGACTGCCTCACCCATGTGACTTTTATCACAACTGTCTGTAGGTGCTGATGTTTAATATGCATGTCACTGTACATGCTTTGCCACAGATCTGCTCATGATACTCCTAGTAGGTCAGGACTGTCTCACTCCTGATACATTTCCTACATTGTTAAAAAGTACCTATAATCTGCAGTTATAATATATTGTAGTAATACAGCTGTTGTAATTACCTGCTAACATATGCTTGTGCTTTTTTAACAATTACATGGTACAAACTTTTCCAAGTTTGCTTGGACAATAAAGTTACTGTGTTCCATTCAGTGCATTTTGAGACATAAAtactacattttaattttcaatctTGATGATGATAAACAAAAAACTCACAGTTAGCTTTAAATTCCAATGTTTTTGGTGGAATTTAAAGGCATATAAAGTATGTAGGCGCTATTTAACATAAGCTTGCATGCAGTACAatggatgtgtttgtttgtagatagttgcaaagaaacagcATATGGCCATCATCTATGTAGTTTTGCACAAGCTATATTTTGtagataaatgttttgttgaaatgtgACTAAACATGAATAAAAGTCAGACATGGGCTGCAAATAAATCCAGCTAATCACTTGTGGATTTGTCCTGTAGTATATTTGATAAGGGAATATATTATTACTGTCAGTGTTAAAAAGTTTATGTTGAATGAAGTTGTGAAGAGCATCTGTTGTGTAGAACAACACAACCACAACACTGGCAGAAAAGGAAATTTATGATTAAAGGCTTCAAATGACGATTTCTGAACTGATAAACTAACAGCAGTTGTCGGCAATTGgcgctttattttgaaagtttcgAGCGGAAATCTTATTCCTTGTTTGGGCTGGCTAGCATGATCCTTGTGTGGTCTGGACAAGGGGGTGCATGGGTGAAACATGGCCGCCGTAGACCCATCAGACTATCCGAAACGGCAGAAATCCCCTGCGGAGGAGGTGGAAACATCTGGGGAGAAGGCCGAGGCGGTGGAGTCAGGGTGCGGCTTAAAGGAGAAAGATGAAAGAATATGTAGAACGACGGAGAGACCTGATGATGAGCAGGGAGCCAGTACTAGCAACGACGGCGGTTGTAACGTTATTGCCAGCCATTCTGAGGTTAGTGTCGGGTCCGGTGCTGGAGCCGACAAAACGACATGCGTTTCACCGGAGAACCTATCATCGGCTGAAAATATGGCCGCAGCTGGTGGAGGTGAGCAGCGGACTTTCGACTGGTCCGAAACTGAAGACGACGACGAAGAGGCGAAAACACGGGGAAAAAATCCTAAGTGTGGTATGCTAAcgtttttaatgtattttatagtTAGCTTTAGCCTTCAGGCCACACTGGTCATTAGCTTTCACCACCGGTTCAACACACCGTCAACAAGGCTAACGTTAATTCCCGTAACAAAGTCAAGCTAGCATCCCGTAACGTTACTGTGCCTCGTCTGTTCTTAGGATGGATAACCGTGGTAGTTGCATGCCAGTTGTTTACTTCGCAACACATCTGTTTATCTTTGTTTGCTAAAGTTGTTATTATGATATGCTTTTCTTTTCCAGGCGTCAATCACGTTACAGAGAGTGCTGAAGTAGTGCAACAGAATTCACATGTTGATGATAACATTACTGCTGATGCAGATCAGGACCATGACCAGGAAAACTCACATTCTGAAAAAAAGGGTGCAGAAAAGCTATTGGCTGACGAGCTGATGGGAGAAGTGGACGGGATAGAGGATGtggttgaagaggatgaagaggcaGGCCGAAGGGAGTATGCTGATTCAACAGCTAAACAGAAAAAGTGCCGTTTGGTGTGCAAGGATTGCGGGAAGAGGTTCAGTCGCCGTGAGACATTTAACCTTCATCGCCACTTTCACGCACATGAGGATGAGCTCACACCTCTCACCTGTAAACAATGCGGCCTTACTTTCCAGCACCGCAGCAGCCTCATTAAACATAGAAATGAAcataaagagaaagaggagcaaTTTGTTGCAAAGAATGAGGTGCGAACAAAGCAGGAGGGCAGTTTTAGATGTGCAGAATGTGAGAGGATCTTCTCTACAGTGGATAAGCTGAGAGACCACAACTGCAGCAATACATTGGAAAAGCCTTATCACTGCCCCTTATGCCGCCAAGAGTTCCAGTTTAAGGTGTCTGTCACTAAGCACATGATGAGCCACTCCCAGGAAAGCATCTTCACATGCCAAGAGTGCACGCAAACTTTCCCCAACTCCATGGCCCTTCGCTACCACCAGCGATGTCATGCCGCCCTCAAACCCTACGAATGCCCGGAATGTGGCATGGTTTTCAAACACTACTCTGTCATGGAAGACCACCGTCGCAAGCACACAGAGAACACACGCTCTCACTTGTGCAACATCTGCGGTAAGACCTTCAAGTATAGCAGCCTCCTTCATCAGCATCAGTATCTGCACACAGGCCAGAAGCCCTTCCGTTGTCCTGAGTGTGGTAAAAAGTTTGCTTTCGCCCAGAACATGAAGGCACACTTTCGCCAACATAGACTGCGTGAAACCACCTcatccagtgagcagcagctctgcaaacAGTCCCTGCTATCTGCACCGGAGGCTGTAAGAGGGCCAGGAAAAGAGAACACTCAGAGTGAGGAACCGAAACGAACATTCAACTGCCCCCTTTGTACCCAAATCTACTCTACACCAGCTAACCTGAGAGCCCACATGCTTATTCACGAGGCTGAGTATGAGAAGCTGGAGAGATCAACCAGACCTGCAAAGGAGATTCAAAAGTACTGGGAAAAAGGATACACCTGTCCACACTGCCCAAGTGTTTATCGTGATGAATCCAGTTTAAATATACATCTGTTAAGTGTCCACAAGTCTGTAGCACAATATTTAGAAAGGGTGACAGCACCAcctaaaaaacagtttaatcagTTAAACAGTGATTATGTGCAAGGGAAATGGAGAAATGATGGCATAAGTATTAAGTCGTATAAGTGTTCTGAGTGTGGAAAAACTTTTCGCCACCGCTCAGTGTTAGAGCTACACATGCGCATACATTCTAAGGACAAACCTTACCAGTGCAAAGAGTGTGGCAAGGGCTTTAGATTCAGTAGCTACTTACAGCAACATCTTATCATTCATACAGGCAAGAAGCCTTACAAATGTCCAGACTGTGGAAAGGACTTTGCTTTCCTGCAAAACATGAAGACACATCAGAAGCTGCATCAGGAGAAACCGTTCCGCTGCACAAGCTGCCGCAAAGGCTACAGCGATGAGACCCAACTGCAGCACCATATGTTATCACACAATGGTGATAAACCTCATAAGTGTGACATGTGTGAAAAAAGCTTTGGACTAGCCTATCTCCTCCGtgatcacatgaacacacacacaggagagagACCTCATCGCTGTGATGAGTGTCACAAAACCTTTTCATGGTTTAGCAGCCTGCTAGTGCACCAGAAAATTCATGCTCGCAAGCGCCAGAGTTTCAGCCAGTATAATTCTTTCCCCATTAGTGCTAGAATGAGAGGCAGGGGTAGCAGGGGAAGGAGAGCGGGAAAGCTAATGTGGGGATGGTCTAGAACATCAGGAGGCTCAGGGATGGTTAACTCTCAGCTGTCTCCCTATCCAGTTTCTGCACTGAGAGAGGCTGAACTGCACAGAAGGGCAAGCCAGCCACAGTCTTCCATGCTCTCATCCCGCATGGATTTACAAAGTAGGCAGCAGAAGGAGTCATGGATGTCTGAGCTACATCCTCAGCCAGTGCAGTGGAAGGTTGATGGTGGAGAGGTAATGCCTGCCCCAACGTCGCTGCAGCAACATGCAGCGCCACAACAGGCGCAGTTTGACTGCCCACTACAGCCAGGCTTACAGCAGCACCATCAGAGAAGTCAAGGCTGGGCAGATAGCCCTTTGATAACTCAGTCAGGACCCACATCTGCTCAGAGTTTAGAGTCATCAAACATGCAGGAGAATGCACCTTGTATTGTCAGCTCACACCTGGCATCTGTGCCAAAAAAATCCAGCCCATTAGCAGTGACTGACGTGGAGCAGCATAGACATCCCAAACCTGTTGCATGGAGTAGCATCCCCACATCCACAGTGCTAGCTTCCACAGGCTCTCTGCACCATGATTTTTCTGGCCCTTCCACTTACATTGATGGAGCAGCGTTGTGGAGCGTTAGACCTGCTGCACTTGCAAATTCACAGGGCTCTCCAAACAAGCTTGGTCAAGAGCTACAGCTGCCAAGATGGCCAGGTGTCCCAGGGTCAATACAAAAGGAGCCAACAACACCTCCTAAAAAAGAGGACAGTAGATTGTGGGAGATAAATAATCCTAATCCTCAAGTAATACCTTCGACTGTTAGCCAGCAAGAGAAGCCATGGAACGACTGTGAGCCGCAAAAGCAATGGGCTTCAGGCTTAGCAGGTGCATCCATATCAGCTCAAAAAGACCAAAGCAGTGCTATGCCAGTTTCAACTCCTGTTTCTCATGGGGTAGGTAGCACCTTGTGGGACATACAGACGCAACCAGGAATTCCAAAGACTAtaaactccacagagaaattgGTAAATAATCAAGATTTTCAGCTGCAGCAAAAACAGGTGACATCTGGCTGGGCCAATGTACAGAGTCAGACTTCAACACAGAAGGTTCCCATCTCCATCCAATATGAGCCTCACCGTTTTGGCCAGGGGATGGGAACGCCAGTATGGGGCTTCCAAAGTAATCCTGTGGGTCCTCAAACGCTGCTCACCGGGCAACTCAAACCAGGGAATGCACAGGATCTGCAACAACAACCAATGGTAACGGGCACTCAGATAATCATAAATCAgccttctccttttttctcacCTCCACTTGCTCCGCTCCCTCCTCTCGCTTTGCCTGGCCCCCACCCTCTTCATTCTGTCGCAGTTGGTGCTCTTCCAAGACCTCCACacccaaatatttttttcacaccaCAGGCAGTCATGAGTGAGAGGCCACACATGCCACAGACCCTGCCCCTACCTCAGCTTGCTCCACGGACAGAACCTCACAAAGTTGGGCCTCGTTTGCCTTTTGGCCCAGAACGGCTTCTCCAGTGCATGATATGCGGGTGCTCTCTGCCTCGAGAGCTGGATCTACAGATGCATTACTTGCAACATGCACAAGGAGAGATTTGACAGACTGACACAAGCAACAAAAACtagttatgttttttaatcaattgTATTCAGTGGAACCTCATTTATTTGACCCTCAGTTGTGCAGTTTGACCAGTCAAGTGGgcattagaaataaaaagattaaagtgAAACGTAATATTCTTTGCACACTGGATGCGTGTTTGATAGTCTTTTAGCCCTGAATGAAACTGCAGTGTTATTTGAATTAGAGGGTGTATACATGTGCCATCAAATTAGTTTCACTGTCCTTTTAGATGCATTTAAGATATCCAAAACCTTCTGAGAGGTACAGATTAATGAGGTTCTGTGGTCTACATTTCATTTATTGCCAataacatttagatttagataaTATTAGTACTTTTATAGTTCTGTTCATATGTCCTGAACCATTTGAACTGTGTTtcttcatgtacagtatactgtgtGCCTTTTATGAGTACAGTCTGCATGTCTGCTGTCTTTGTATTCTAGGCCTAGTTTGTGCTTAAGGTAGACTCAACAATGTGACCTCACTCCCAAACACAGAGCAACTTTTTCTTACCATACTGtaaagaaatatacatttttgcttttgggAAAGGACGGTGTGCTCATAGATTACAAATGTAAGTCTATACAATGAAAAGTTgactacatacagtatgagtCTGTAAGGAAACACTCAAAGGGCCTTTGGCTGGGTCCAAATATAAAGTTTTCATGATAATTTGATCTGAGCAAAATATCTGTAAACTAAATGTGTTGGTAACAAGAGAAGGCCATTTTACATTAGTTTTTCTGTAAACTGAACTCTAAAAGTATCCCTTTTCCCTATCAATCCTATTACACAATTACTGCTGACAGATTGTCTAATAGGACCTTttgtaataaattacattttgatttatttgacgtttgacataaatattttacagaaagacaaacatgagtaatttattattacatttttttcactctAATCTGATAAATTAAGGTTACTTTTTGAAGTGTGTCCTGACTGAAGCACATTTGGATACTAATTATATTCTGGTTGGCAGTATACACCTGATGTGTACTAATGAGATCCAGGTAATGAGTGTAGGTATTTATAGAATTACTATTTCAGATGGGGATGTACCCACATTAAAAAGTCCACATTTAAGTACAATTCAATGTATTATTTGTGAATAATGAATGATTTCATTTCACAACTGGTAGATTTAGAATCCCATCTACTTCGTTAAGAAAATGGGCGTTTAAGCCCAAAAAGTGACTGAAACTTTTTCATTACTACTgtcaaataaacacataatccatttgtgaaaaaaaaaaaaacatttctgtgcgTTTTAACATTAAGCatcttaatatttaaaacatgccTTTCTACCTCTGTCCACTCTTTTAGCATGAAAAGATATAGAAATTTCCCATGATGTCCACATACtggattaaataaaacatggtttTGATTAGAATGTTGTGTTGCTCAGTACTTGTTAGGTACCCCTTTGAGCTTAACATTCAAAATTTCAAACTTCATACTCTATAACAGATTCAGTCatgcaaaataagaaaaacatttaaaaattggtTTAAGAAAACACCTTCTGCAAGTGTGAAATACTTGTTTTGAGTTCGGtcattgaaattaaaaacatacaaaccaAACACGCATTAATGCTGACGAACACAAATGCTCAGTTAAGAGTATTTTTCATTCTGCTAAACTGCAACTAAAATGgaatatgaaaaacacaaatttattaaattattttctgataCTCAGTATTTGCCTTTATGTTTAAGTATTCTACTACTGTAGAGAAAAAATTgttctgaaataaaaagtaaaagtatatactgtaaacataATACGGTTGTCCAGTGTGATTGCTGATATATTAATGTATATTCAGTTTTACAGAGGTAATTGTCTAGCTGGCAATCATTTAACCATTTTAGTCTACTTTTGCTGGGTAGTTATGTTAGGTAATTATATCCATTTTGTGTTCTTAATATGAAAACGCTTCAGGGCAAtaatcccatgatggtggaacaagctactaaactctgcacgctcagcaaactcactcccaatattcaaagaactgctgaaaacagaactcctcCGCACCTTccaatgcacttaaatctattaattaaaataatagtaataaaaattcctttctgctctttgttgcacttgcatctcatgaaatgtaaacacactgaaaggactttgctttaatgttttctccttgacttagatttttgcttgccttgcaCCTCACTCCCAGTAagtcgctttagataaaagcgtctgctaaatgactaaatgtaaattgaatgtaaatgtataatatattaCATAATCAGGTTGGAGTAAAAAGtatatgttaaaaatataaaataacttaaGGAAACTCCTAAGTGTAGTGGAAAATAAGTATAAATTGGCAATcaaaagaagggaaaaataaTTTGTAGTACAGCAACATTACTTCAATATATTTTCAGTGTCTGAAACACATAAAATCACAATGTAAAAATCCgattctgtattttattatgatAATAACCTGAAGTGTGTTAAGAATATTGCTGGCTTCTCTAACGCTCTTGTTTggaggaaacaaaacagaagaaaagaaagaatccACTTCCGCCGTAACGCAGCCCCAcagtgcaggtgtgtgtgtgtgtgtgtgtgtgtgtgtgtgtgtgtgtgtgtgtgtgtgtgtgagagagagagagagagctacaCAGCTATAGCCTTGCTGCTCCTCAGCAATCCTATTATGAAAACAGTACAATGATGTCGCTTTGCACTGTCGCAACTGATTAGATTATCATTCACATTATATCCACTCACTGTCCGTCAGCTTTTGAGTGCGTAACCGTtaataatatacaatttaaactgTAGAGCTGTTAAGCTAACGAGCACTAGCTTGATTAAGCTAGCACAACCAAGCAGCCACACCAAGATGGACGAAGCCCCGGCGATCGGAGAGGACGGAGCTGAAAGCAAAACCCGCAGTGGAGACGGAGGAAACAACGCCGGTCAGTCGACTGAGGACACGTTTGGCAGTAAGTATCCACAAGCTGTCACTGAAACGTTACGGCTATCAACAAAACAGTGATTTCTCCAGGGACGGAGTCCTACTGCAACAACTTTAGCAAAGGATCATATAACGTTATACGTTACTGTAAATGGAGTACGCCCAATTTAATGTTAAGCATTAACGTAGCTTAGCTTACATCCACTGTCGCTTTTGCCCGTCGATGCCGTTTGGCTTTTCACCCTAATGCTGCTGTTTATTGAACAAATGATGTTCTAGTCCAGAACGAAGCTGAGAGTCAACCACATGGATTTTGGCCATTTTTACTATGTGGCCAGGCCAAGCTAAACACCGGAGGAATTAAATATTAGCATAATATTATCCATTGTGTGATattattgtttcatttgtataaatttgtgcataaataaaattaatgcaAATTATACAACTTGAATTTAGTCATTGTTGTCATAGAGCTTGTGTTTTCGATTTAAGAGGCCCAGGGTTCACTCGGTAGCTGCTCTCGCATTCCCGTGTTACTTTCTTAGTCATCTAACAACAACCGAACAACGTTTAGCGTGAGGAGCTgatgtatttttcatattttgttagGCTTTATTAGCTACTTGTGCTACAGTGTCCTTCATGATACTTTAAGAATACAGTGTTAATTTTTTCttcatacattttttctttgtgcaaAATTAACATTGTGAATAGCAGTGGA
This window harbors:
- the si:ch211-261d7.3 gene encoding myb-related transcription factor, partner of profilin, whose translation is MTEYYEEGGLLYEQSPPMHIKVESPEGPFGGGASENGFPREDEDSEGSCDQNSGLPGGLPFNVVVVHPNIMAPGMSSDDLLSIEQNRAMSAALAAGGAGKRKSRFSGAELEVLVSEVTRCEGELFGPAGRLRRRERERIWAGILERVNAVSRVPRTLREVKKRWDDLKRRNGGRLADARHRSCYLPSGRGASMLGHPSQQSPRLQQARQKQSTRPKPSFPCFPDSDTGVGVEGTERDGLEKDEDNTERERDMGEPECEAVENSMEDKLGLGLGLGIGPPPPSERWLPPSPLYSAPFLNGSPQPNSPQPSLGGQQGPLEAPPRNSWLEDELRGLGEAAIQLGNRVEKSLREFGEGFRQDMRTLVASQEALVISLQQNNVLLQRLLGVLEAQQQPQQHRVQQAHQSQTSQQQLQNLEPQQQRIEKPQQSQIQHQQQSQQHQTEIQQQPQVTQHSNDESAVTGVPAPSSPNVHGTFPSNPPTDTNGSMQRPRRGRAVDHRRRRRR
- the zgc:66448 gene encoding uncharacterized protein zgc:66448 isoform X1 codes for the protein MAAVDPSDYPKRQKSPAEEVETSGEKAEAVESGCGLKEKDERICRTTERPDDEQGASTSNDGGCNVIASHSEVSVGSGAGADKTTCVSPENLSSAENMAAAGGGEQRTFDWSETEDDDEEAKTRGKNPKCGVNHVTESAEVVQQNSHVDDNITADADQDHDQENSHSEKKGAEKLLADELMGEVDGIEDVVEEDEEAGRREYADSTAKQKKCRLVCKDCGKRFSRRETFNLHRHFHAHEDELTPLTCKQCGLTFQHRSSLIKHRNEHKEKEEQFVAKNEVRTKQEGSFRCAECERIFSTVDKLRDHNCSNTLEKPYHCPLCRQEFQFKVSVTKHMMSHSQESIFTCQECTQTFPNSMALRYHQRCHAALKPYECPECGMVFKHYSVMEDHRRKHTENTRSHLCNICGKTFKYSSLLHQHQYLHTGQKPFRCPECGKKFAFAQNMKAHFRQHRLRETTSSSEQQLCKQSLLSAPEAVRGPGKENTQSEEPKRTFNCPLCTQIYSTPANLRAHMLIHEAEYEKLERSTRPAKEIQKYWEKGYTCPHCPSVYRDESSLNIHLLSVHKSVAQYLERVTAPPKKQFNQLNSDYVQGKWRNDGISIKSYKCSECGKTFRHRSVLELHMRIHSKDKPYQCKECGKGFRFSSYLQQHLIIHTGKKPYKCPDCGKDFAFLQNMKTHQKLHQEKPFRCTSCRKGYSDETQLQHHMLSHNGDKPHKCDMCEKSFGLAYLLRDHMNTHTGERPHRCDECHKTFSWFSSLLVHQKIHARKRQSFSQYNSFPISARMRGRGSRGRRAGKLMWGWSRTSGGSGMVNSQLSPYPVSALREAELHRRASQPQSSMLSSRMDLQSRQQKESWMSELHPQPVQWKVDGGEVMPAPTSLQQHAAPQQAQFDCPLQPGLQQHHQRSQGWADSPLITQSGPTSAQSLESSNMQENAPCIVSSHLASVPKKSSPLAVTDVEQHRHPKPVAWSSIPTSTVLASTGSLHHDFSGPSTYIDGAALWSVRPAALANSQGSPNKLGQELQLPRWPGVPGSIQKEPTTPPKKEDSRLWEINNPNPQVIPSTVSQQEKPWNDCEPQKQWASGLAGASISAQKDQSSAMPVSTPVSHGVGSTLWDIQTQPGIPKTINSTEKLVNNQDFQLQQKQVTSGWANVQSQTSTQKVPISIQYEPHRFGQGMGTPVWGFQSNPVGPQTLLTGQLKPGNAQDLQQQPMVTGTQIIINQPSPFFSPPLAPLPPLALPGPHPLHSVAVGALPRPPHPNIFFTPQAVMSERPHMPQTLPLPQLAPRTEPHKVGPRLPFGPERLLQCMICGCSLPRELDLQMHYLQHAQGEI
- the zgc:66448 gene encoding uncharacterized protein zgc:66448 isoform X2; this encodes MAAVDPSDYPKRQKSPAEEVETSGEKAEAVESGCGLKEKDERICRTTERPDDEQGASTSNDGGCNVIASHSEVSVGSGAGADKTTCVSPENLSSAENMAAAGGGEQRTFDWSETEDDDEEAKTRGKNPKCGVNHVTESAEVVQQNSHVDDNITADADQDHDQENSHSEKKGAEKLLADELMGEVDGIEDVVEEDEEAGRREYADSTAKQKKCRLVCKDCGKRFSRRETFNLHRHFHAHEDELTPLTCKQCGLTFQHRSSLIKHRNEHKEKEEQFVAKNEVRTKQEGSFRCAECERIFSTVDKLRDHNCSNTLEKPYHCPLCRQEFQFKVSVTKHMMSHSQESIFTCQECTQTFPNSMALRYHQRCHAALKPYECPECGMVFKHYSVMEDHRRKHTENTRSHLCNICGKTFKYSSLLHQHQYLHTGQKPFRCPECGKKFAFAQNMKAHFRQHRLRETTSSSEQQLCKQSLLSAPEAVRGPGKENTQSEEPKRTFNCPLCTQIYSTPANLRAHMLIHEAEYEKLERSTRPAKEIQKYWEKGYTCPHCPSVYRDESSLNIHLLSVHKSVAQYLERVTAPPKKQFNQLNSDYVQGKWRNDGISIKSYKCSECGKTFRHRSVLELHMRIHSKDKPYQCKECGKGFRFSSYLQQHLIIHTGKKPYKCPDCGKDFAFLQNMKTHQKLHQEKPFRCTSCRKGYSDETQLQHHMLSHNGDKPHKCDMCEKSFGLAYLLRDHMNTHTGERPHRCDECHKTFSWFSSLLVHQKIHARKRQSFSQYNSFPISARMRGRGSRGRRAGKLMWGWSRTSGGSGMVNSQLSPYPVSALREAELHRRASQPQSSMLSSRMDLQSRQQKESWMSELHPQPVQWKVDGGEVMPAPTSLQQHAAPQQAQFDCPLQPGLQQHHQRSQGWADSPLITQSGPTSAQSLESSNMQENAPCIVSSHLASVPKKSSPLAVTDVEQHRHPKPVAWSSIPTSTVLASTGSLHHDFSGPSTYIDGAALWSVRPAALANSQGSPNKLGQELQLPRWPGVPGSIQKEPTTPPKKEDSRLWEINNPNPQVIPSTVSQQEKPWNDCEPQKQWASGLAGASISAQKDQSSAMPVSTPVSHGVGSTLWDIQTQPGIPKTINSTEKLVNNQDFQLQQKQVTSGWANVQSQTSTQKVPISIQYEPHRFGQGMGTPVWGFQSNPVGPQTLLTGQLKPGNAQDLQQQPMAVMSERPHMPQTLPLPQLAPRTEPHKVGPRLPFGPERLLQCMICGCSLPRELDLQMHYLQHAQGEI